The following proteins are encoded in a genomic region of Phragmites australis chromosome 9, lpPhrAust1.1, whole genome shotgun sequence:
- the LOC133928328 gene encoding uncharacterized protein LOC133928328 produces the protein MALSSPQRIALIVSFFGLLAFVLGVIAENKKPPYGTPIQGKDAIVCKFPNDPTIAMGSLSLVALVLAAIVGHVAIFHPYSGQSVPRGALFQSTSLSVFFVVAELVSALAFAMLIWATVTESLHRTNNIHHDMDYQCPTAKTGLFGGAAFLALDASLFWLVCQMLALNARADYLDEDDNKGEYGQVLAAEVDGLKV, from the exons ATGGCTCTGTCTTCACCTCAACGGATTGCTCTCATCGTCTCTTTCTTTGGCCTTCTGGCGTTCGTACTTGGTGTCATCGCAGAAAATAAAAAG CCTCCTTACGGAACTCCTATCCAAGGGAAGGATGCTATCGTCTGCAAGTTCCCAAATGACCCAACTATTGCCATGGGAAGCCTGTCCCTTGTGGCACTTGTATTAGCTGCTATTGTAGGGCATGTTGCTATCTTTCATCCGTACTCGGGCCAGTCGGTTCCTCGCGGAGCATTGTTTCAAAGCACCAGCTTGTCTGTGTTCTTCGTTGTTGCTGA GCTTGTTTCAGCCCTGGCTTTTGCAATGTTGATCTGGGCAACGGTCACAGAGAGCCTTCACCGCACCAATAACATCCACCATGACATGGATTACCAGTGCCCTACTGCAAAGACCGGTCTATTTGGTGGCGCTGCTTTCCTTGCCCTTGACGCCTCTCTCTTCTGGCTTGTTTGCCAGATGCTGGCCCTCAATGCAAGGGCTGACTATCTAGATGAGGATGACAACAAGGGTGAATATGGCCAAGTTTTAGCTGCCGAAGTCGATGGCTTGAAGGTCTGA
- the LOC133928330 gene encoding thylakoid membrane protein TERC, chloroplastic-like: MASAVAASTATRFLPQLSAPWLRRARVALSPSPPLPWRPLAAIVTTSSRRPAEGEGGRRGRKRSRARGTDQEDRLDLSSEMETTNSTPHGQTNKGTKPVPESSVTGKGSAIRRVTLVVLAAVLFGVSIALRDGAEKASEYFAGYLLEQSLSVDNLFVFVLVFKYFKVPKEYQNRVLSYGIAGAVIFRAVMIILGVASIQRFEAVNLLLALILLFTSYKLFAEEEDESDLSDNFIVKACQKFIPVTDYYDDDRFFTNQDGLWKATPLLLTLAVIELSDIAFAIDSIPAVFGVTRDPLIILSSNIFAISGLRSLYVLISESMAELEYLQPAIGIVLGFIGTKMISDFFGYHLPTEASLAIVTTCLSGGVILSLRKASKEEKDK, from the exons atGGCTTCCGCCGTGGCCGCTTCAACCGCCACGCGATTCCTCCCGCAGCTCTCGGCCCCGTGGCTGCGTCGTGCGCGCGTGGCGCtttcgccatcgccgccgctgccgtggcGGCCTCTCGCGGCCATCGTCACCACCTCATCGCGCCGCCCTGCAGAAGGGGAAGGCGGGCGGCGAGGGAGGAAGCGGAGTCGCGCCAGGGGGACCGACCAGGAGGACCGCCTAGACCTCAGCTCCG AAATGGAGACAACAAACTCCACCCCGCACGGTCAAACCAACAAGGGAACAAAGCCTGTTCCGGAGTCCAGCGTGACTGGCAAAGGTTCGGCCATTAGAAGAGTTACACTGGTG GTTCTCGCAGCAGTGCTTTTTGGAGTTAGCATCGCCTTGAGGGATGGAGCTGAAAAGGCATCGGAGTATTTTGCTGG ATATTTATTGGAGCAGAGTTTATCAGTGGACAATCTCTTTGTTTTTGTACTGGTTTTCAAGTATTTCAAAGTGCCAAAGGAATACCAG AATCGAGTACTTTCTTATGGTATTGCTGGAGCAGTGATCTTTCGTGCTGTGATGATCATCCTAGGAGTAGCAAGCATTCAG AGATTTGAGGCGGTGAACTTACTGTTGGCTTTGATCTTGTTATTCACTTCTTACAAG CTATTtgctgaagaagaagatgaatccGATCTATCCGATAACTTCATTGTGAAAGCATGCCAAAAGTTCATTCCTGTCACTG ATTATTATGACGATGATCGGTTTTTCACAAATCAAGATGGTTTATGGAAA GCCACACCATTGCTCTTGACTTTGGCCGTGATTGAGCTGAGTGATATTGCTTTTGCT ATTGACTCAATACCAGCAGTTTTTGGTGTCACGAGGGATCCGCTTATAATACTATCATCAAATATTTTTGCTATTTCTG GTTTGAGGTCACTATACGTGCTCATTTCTGAAAGCATGGCTGAGTTGGAGTATCTACAG CCTGCTATTGGTATCGTTTTGGGCTTCATAGGGACAAAGATGATCTCTGATTTTTTTG GCTATCATCTACCAACAGAGGCTTCCCTTGCAATTGTTACTACCTGTCTTAGTGGAGGTGTCATATTAAGTCTTAGaaaagcatcaaaagaggagaaggacaAGTAG